Proteins encoded by one window of Mycolicibacterium sp. ND9-15:
- a CDS encoding lysophospholipid acyltransferase family protein — protein sequence MTTSSWVPRAACDASCASAATGHAGRRVIVTCRATLRATVALSLLVLAPLLAVPAPGRSHVQRGYCRLLLRCLGVRTTVSGGPIRNLSGVLVVSGHISWVDVFAIGSVLPGRFVAKSELIDWPGLGLLARVLKVIPIERANLRRLPDVVGAVARGLRAGQTVVAFPEGTTYCGLAYGRFRPAMFQAAIDAGRPVQPLRVSYHHPDGAPSTVAAYVGDDTLLESIRRLITAKRTVVRVQVESLQLPGTDRRELATRCETAVRGDSGQRSAGHALVA from the coding sequence ATGACCACGAGTTCGTGGGTGCCGCGGGCGGCGTGCGACGCGAGTTGCGCCAGCGCCGCCACCGGGCATGCGGGTCGCCGGGTGATCGTCACCTGCCGCGCCACGTTGCGCGCCACGGTGGCCCTTTCCCTGCTGGTGCTGGCCCCGCTGCTGGCCGTCCCTGCGCCGGGCCGATCCCACGTCCAGCGTGGCTACTGCCGGTTGCTGCTGCGTTGCCTGGGTGTGCGGACCACGGTGTCCGGCGGGCCGATCCGCAACTTGAGCGGCGTGCTGGTGGTGAGCGGGCACATATCCTGGGTGGACGTCTTCGCGATCGGTTCGGTGCTGCCGGGACGGTTCGTCGCGAAGTCAGAACTCATCGACTGGCCAGGCCTCGGCCTGCTGGCCCGGGTGCTGAAGGTGATTCCGATCGAGCGGGCCAATCTGCGGCGGCTGCCCGATGTGGTGGGCGCCGTCGCCCGTGGGCTTCGCGCCGGCCAGACGGTGGTGGCCTTCCCCGAGGGCACCACTTACTGCGGCCTGGCCTACGGGCGCTTCCGGCCCGCGATGTTTCAGGCCGCCATCGACGCCGGCCGGCCGGTCCAACCGCTACGGGTGAGCTACCACCACCCCGACGGGGCGCCGTCCACCGTTGCCGCCTATGTGGGCGACGACACACTGCTCGAGTCGATCCGGCGCCTGATCACCGCGAAGCGCACGGTCGTGCGGGTGCAGGTGGAGTCGTTGCAGCTACCAGGAACCGACCGTCGTGAACTGGCAACCCGCTGTGAGACCGCGGTGCGCGGCGATTCGGGGCAACGCTCGGCCGGTCACGCCCTGGTGGCCTGA
- the mnmA gene encoding tRNA 2-thiouridine(34) synthase MnmA: MRVLVAMSGGVDSSVAAARMVDAGHDVVGVHLALSPSPGTLRTGSRGCCSKEDAGDARRVADVLGIPFYVWDFADRFSEDVIDDFVSSYARGETPNPCVRCNERIKFSALAARALALGFDALATGHYARLSDGRLRRAVDADKDQSYVLAVLTAQQLRHAVFPVGDTPKPQIRAEAAGRGLAVAAKPDSHDICFIPSGDTRAFLGARIGVRRGSVVDAAGVVLAEHDGVHGFTVGQRKGLGIAGPGPDGRPRYVTEIDPDTATVHVGTAADLDVWTLTGERPVFTSGEAPTGLVECQVQVRAHGGIGDGVAQLRDGRLVVDLRAPLRGVAPGQTMVLYRPDPAGDEVLGSATIMR, from the coding sequence ATGCGGGTACTCGTGGCGATGAGCGGTGGCGTGGACTCCTCGGTCGCCGCCGCCAGGATGGTCGACGCGGGCCATGACGTGGTCGGTGTGCATCTGGCGCTGTCGCCTTCACCGGGCACGCTGCGCACCGGGTCTCGCGGCTGCTGCTCGAAAGAGGACGCGGGTGACGCGCGCCGGGTCGCCGATGTTCTCGGCATCCCGTTCTATGTCTGGGATTTCGCCGACCGCTTCTCCGAAGACGTCATCGACGATTTCGTGTCGTCCTATGCCCGCGGTGAGACCCCGAACCCGTGCGTGCGCTGCAATGAGCGCATCAAGTTCTCCGCGTTGGCCGCTCGTGCGCTGGCACTGGGTTTCGATGCGCTCGCCACCGGACACTATGCGCGGCTGTCCGACGGCCGGTTGCGCCGTGCCGTCGATGCGGACAAAGACCAGTCGTACGTACTGGCCGTCCTCACGGCCCAACAGCTGCGTCACGCGGTGTTCCCGGTCGGCGACACACCCAAGCCGCAGATCCGTGCGGAGGCCGCGGGTCGTGGGCTCGCTGTCGCCGCCAAGCCGGACAGCCACGACATCTGCTTCATCCCGTCGGGCGACACTCGCGCGTTTCTGGGGGCCCGGATCGGTGTCCGGCGTGGGTCGGTCGTCGACGCCGCGGGCGTCGTGCTGGCCGAACACGACGGTGTGCACGGATTCACGGTCGGTCAGCGCAAGGGGTTGGGCATTGCCGGGCCCGGCCCCGACGGGCGGCCGCGGTATGTGACGGAGATCGACCCGGACACCGCGACCGTGCACGTCGGCACCGCTGCCGACCTGGACGTGTGGACGTTGACCGGCGAGCGGCCGGTCTTCACCTCCGGTGAGGCGCCAACGGGTCTCGTCGAGTGCCAGGTGCAGGTGCGTGCCCACGGCGGTATCGGCGACGGGGTGGCGCAGCTCCGTGACGGCCGGCTCGTGGTCGACCTGCGCGCACCACTGCGCGGTGTGGCGCCGGGCCAGACCATGGTGCTCTACCGTCCCGACCCCGCCGGCGACGAGGTGCTGGGTAGCGCGACGATCATGCGATAG
- a CDS encoding GNAT family N-acetyltransferase has protein sequence MSTASVLIAPDETDRAQTGSSTSAPRYTLLLSTDATLVEAAQRLRHAVFTSEPGFALSGAPDGLDADRFDEHCDHLLVREDLSGELVGCYRMLPPAGAVAAGDLYSATGFDVRALDPLRPGLVEMGRAVVRADHRNGGVVLLMWAGILAYLDRCGYDYVTGCVSVPVRGPDGDAPGAQIRGVRDFVRRRHAAPARYTVRPHQPVTVGGNGLDDIDPPARVAVPALMRGYLRLGAQVCGEPAHDPDFGVGDFPALLDKRRADTRYLRRLRSVGAAAAMAGETAR, from the coding sequence GACGTCCGCGCCGCGCTACACGCTCCTGCTGTCGACCGATGCCACGCTGGTCGAGGCGGCGCAGCGCCTCCGCCACGCGGTGTTCACCTCCGAGCCCGGATTCGCGCTGAGCGGCGCCCCCGACGGCTTGGACGCCGACCGGTTCGACGAGCATTGCGACCATCTTCTCGTCCGCGAGGACCTCTCCGGCGAATTGGTCGGCTGCTATCGGATGCTGCCGCCGGCCGGCGCGGTCGCCGCCGGCGACCTTTACAGCGCAACGGGATTCGACGTTCGAGCACTCGACCCGCTGCGTCCGGGCCTGGTCGAAATGGGCCGGGCCGTGGTGCGCGCGGATCACCGCAACGGCGGCGTGGTGCTGCTGATGTGGGCCGGGATTCTGGCGTATCTCGACCGCTGCGGCTACGACTATGTCACCGGCTGCGTGTCGGTGCCGGTGCGCGGTCCCGACGGCGACGCCCCGGGCGCGCAGATCCGCGGAGTACGCGACTTCGTCCGCCGTCGGCACGCCGCCCCGGCGCGCTACACCGTGCGCCCGCATCAGCCCGTGACCGTCGGCGGCAACGGGCTCGACGACATCGATCCACCGGCCCGAGTGGCCGTGCCCGCCCTGATGCGGGGCTACCTGCGGCTCGGCGCGCAGGTATGCGGCGAACCCGCGCACGATCCCGACTTCGGGGTGGGCGACTTCCCGGCGTTGCTCGACAAACGCCGAGCCGACACCAGGTATCTGCGCAGGCTGCGCTCCGTCGGAGCGGCCGCAGCCATGGCCGGTGAGACCGCGCGATGA
- a CDS encoding cysteine desulfurase family protein gives MSPDQPVYLDHAATTPMYPVAIEAMTAALATVGNASSLHGTGRAARRRMEESRETLAQLLGARPSEVIFTAGGTESDNLAIKGIYWARRDADPHRTRIVTTPVEHHAVLDSVEWLVEHEGAEVSWLPVEKDGSVTPAALRRALQDHDDVAVVSVMWANNEVGTIMPIAELAAVAGEFGVPMHSDAVQAVGHIPVGFGASGLSAMSIAAHKFGGPTGIGALLLRRDTACVPLLHGGGQERDVRSGTPYVAGAVAMAAAAGAALGGLEATSARVSALRDRLVEGVLASIDDVEVNGATGAGRLPGNSHFTFRGCEGDSLLMLLDAKGIECSTGSACTAGVAQPSHVLLAMGADPVSARGSLRLSLGHTSTDGDVDAALAALPAAVERARQAALASSGVVEFR, from the coding sequence ATGTCCCCGGATCAGCCGGTCTACCTCGATCACGCCGCCACCACCCCGATGTACCCCGTTGCCATCGAGGCGATGACGGCTGCGCTGGCCACGGTCGGCAACGCATCGTCGCTGCACGGCACTGGCCGGGCCGCGCGCCGGCGGATGGAGGAGTCACGCGAGACGCTGGCCCAGCTGCTCGGCGCACGCCCCTCTGAGGTGATCTTCACCGCCGGCGGCACCGAGAGCGACAACCTGGCGATCAAGGGCATCTACTGGGCGCGCCGCGATGCCGATCCGCACCGCACCCGAATCGTGACCACGCCGGTCGAGCACCATGCCGTGCTGGACTCCGTCGAGTGGCTGGTCGAGCATGAGGGCGCCGAGGTGAGCTGGCTGCCCGTCGAGAAGGACGGCTCGGTGACGCCGGCGGCGCTGCGCCGGGCGTTGCAGGACCACGACGACGTGGCCGTGGTATCGGTGATGTGGGCGAACAACGAGGTCGGAACGATCATGCCGATCGCCGAACTCGCCGCTGTGGCAGGTGAATTCGGCGTCCCCATGCACAGCGACGCCGTCCAGGCCGTCGGCCACATTCCGGTCGGCTTCGGGGCGAGTGGACTATCGGCGATGAGCATCGCGGCGCACAAGTTCGGTGGACCCACCGGGATCGGGGCGTTGCTGCTTCGTCGGGACACCGCCTGCGTGCCGTTGCTGCACGGCGGAGGTCAGGAGCGCGATGTTCGTTCCGGCACACCCTATGTGGCGGGTGCCGTCGCGATGGCCGCCGCGGCGGGGGCTGCCCTTGGCGGATTGGAGGCCACCAGTGCGCGAGTGTCCGCGCTTCGCGACCGGTTGGTCGAAGGTGTGTTGGCGAGCATCGACGACGTCGAGGTCAACGGGGCGACAGGGGCTGGCAGGCTGCCGGGCAACTCCCACTTCACTTTTCGCGGTTGCGAGGGGGACTCTCTGCTGATGCTGTTGGACGCCAAGGGTATCGAGTGCTCGACGGGTTCGGCTTGCACGGCCGGGGTCGCGCAGCCGTCGCATGTATTGCTCGCGATGGGCGCCGACCCGGTTAGTGCGCGCGGATCGCTTCGGCTGTCGTTGGGCCACACCAGCACCGACGGCGACGTCGATGCCGCGCTCGCTGCGCTGCCCGCCGCGGTGGAGCGGGCACGGCAAGCCGCCCTCGCCAGTTCGGGGGTCGTCGAGTTCCGATGA
- a CDS encoding sensor domain-containing protein, with product MPAALRSIALWCAMAALAAGCAHTVSGHAMRVIPGMDDGSLSPIDVETIMLDQSQMRAITGGDLTIIPTMDAKTPVDIQPLVETTPPQCQWIFAETRTFGPDVEEFHKTTFQNPPGGGLISEGAAAYRDAVTARRAFDYLVSLVDGCSATPSGPMFVGDWTVSVDTLQTRPSGACGRDYRVKSVVLVEVTACRYPDSVPAIVITNILANVPE from the coding sequence AGCGGGATGTGCTCACACCGTCAGCGGCCATGCGATGCGAGTAATCCCCGGCATGGACGACGGATCGCTGTCACCGATCGACGTCGAAACGATCATGCTCGACCAATCGCAGATGCGCGCGATCACCGGCGGGGATCTCACGATCATCCCGACCATGGACGCAAAGACCCCGGTCGACATCCAACCGCTCGTCGAGACCACTCCCCCGCAGTGCCAATGGATTTTCGCCGAAACCCGGACGTTCGGACCGGACGTCGAGGAGTTCCACAAGACCACCTTCCAGAACCCGCCCGGCGGCGGATTGATCTCCGAGGGCGCGGCCGCATATCGCGACGCCGTCACTGCACGGCGGGCTTTCGATTACCTGGTATCACTTGTCGACGGTTGCAGCGCAACGCCTTCGGGTCCGATGTTTGTCGGCGACTGGACGGTCAGCGTGGACACCCTGCAGACCCGGCCCTCGGGTGCGTGCGGTCGCGATTACCGGGTGAAGTCGGTGGTGCTGGTGGAGGTGACCGCGTGCCGGTACCCCGACTCCGTACCCGCGATCGTCATCACCAATATCCTCGCCAACGTGCCCGAATAG